One Alphaproteobacteria bacterium genomic region harbors:
- the cas1 gene encoding type II CRISPR-associated endonuclease Cas1: MQSIVEISQDGRHISLFRGFLKISEHGEELARIPLDAIHAVLLNCHRATLSQNILLQCANGGIPVILCGSNHQPAGVLWPVISHHKQAGNLHAQLHGSVPLAKQLWKKLVQCKIAGQHEVLQKLGKSRGNELEAMARRVKSGDPDNLEAQAARRYWPLLMGEGFTRNPDLDGANALLNYGYAILRSTVSRAVMAAGLHPSLGVHHQNRLNAFCLVDDVMEPFRPFVDFYVWELLQSGHNGVTRETKTTLAAITEQAIAMPSGVTTLANACLLIAQSLALAFTERKPLLALPVTLFAQPKLPDIEH, from the coding sequence ATGCAAAGCATTGTAGAAATTTCACAGGATGGACGTCATATCTCTTTGTTTCGCGGGTTCCTGAAAATATCAGAACATGGAGAGGAGTTAGCGCGTATTCCATTAGATGCTATTCATGCTGTGTTGTTGAATTGTCATCGAGCCACGCTTTCTCAGAATATTTTGTTGCAATGTGCCAATGGCGGTATACCGGTGATTCTTTGTGGAAGCAACCATCAGCCAGCTGGCGTTCTTTGGCCTGTCATCAGCCACCACAAACAGGCGGGAAATCTACATGCTCAACTACATGGCAGTGTTCCTTTAGCCAAACAGCTATGGAAAAAACTGGTGCAATGTAAAATTGCAGGTCAACACGAAGTGCTGCAAAAATTAGGCAAGTCCCGCGGAAATGAGCTGGAGGCTATGGCGCGCAGAGTAAAATCTGGCGACCCAGATAATTTGGAAGCCCAAGCCGCCAGACGCTATTGGCCTTTGCTGATGGGCGAAGGATTCACACGTAACCCCGACCTAGACGGAGCAAATGCCTTGTTGAATTACGGCTATGCTATTTTGCGCTCTACTGTTTCGCGTGCAGTGATGGCCGCTGGTCTGCATCCTTCGCTGGGGGTACACCATCAAAACCGTTTGAATGCATTTTGTCTTGTGGATGACGTAATGGAGCCCTTTAGGCCATTTGTGGATTTTTACGTGTGGGAATTACTGCAATCGGGGCATAATGGCGTCACGCGGGAAACAAAAACCACGCTTGCAGCAATTACCGAGCAAGCCATTGCCATGCCTAGCGGAGTTACAACGCTGGCTAACGCTTGTTTACTTATTGCACAGTCTCTGGCTTTGGCATTTACAGAGCGCAAACCGTTGCTCGCGCTACCGGTTACATTGTTTGCGCAGCCGAAATTGCCGGATATAGAGCACTAA
- the cas2 gene encoding CRISPR-associated endonuclease Cas2, translating to MQNSAYRLMWMMVMFDLPVVEKAERKKAYDFRQYLLDEGFAMAQYSVYLRFIGSREKCDAFTRRIKQKIPPLGKVDILYFTDKQFATMQSFSMRAKVKHQKIQTSLCFFEDHK from the coding sequence ATGCAAAATAGCGCGTATCGGCTTATGTGGATGATGGTAATGTTTGACCTTCCTGTTGTGGAGAAGGCAGAACGCAAGAAAGCATATGATTTCAGGCAGTATTTGCTTGATGAAGGGTTTGCGATGGCCCAATATTCAGTGTATCTTAGATTTATAGGCAGTCGTGAAAAATGTGATGCATTTACACGCCGAATCAAACAAAAAATTCCACCGCTTGGTAAAGTAGATATTCTTTACTTTACGGATAAACAATTCGCCACGATGCAAAGTTTTTCAATGCGAGCAAAGGTGAAGCACCAAAAAATCCAGACCAGCTTATGCTTTTTTGAGGACCATAAATGA